The following proteins are encoded in a genomic region of Spirosoma sp. SC4-14:
- the plsY gene encoding glycerol-3-phosphate 1-O-acyltransferase PlsY — protein sequence MNVFLISVTVVVAYLLGSIPTAVWYGQGFFGIDIRQHGSGNAGATNTFRVLGKRAGTIVMLVDVLKGYTAAIMANLLWYLDVITQKEIMTFEIVFGLVAVIGHLYPIFADFKGGKGVASLLGMVLAIHPEMALLCIGIFLLVVIASQYVSLGSILAALAFPVLLLLQVFGQKESPLLIVFGFVMFLMVVLTHQKNIGRLMRGQENRTILIRLRKKREE from the coding sequence ATGAACGTTTTTTTGATTAGTGTTACCGTAGTAGTAGCGTATCTGCTTGGCTCCATACCAACCGCCGTTTGGTATGGACAGGGTTTTTTTGGTATTGATATTCGCCAACATGGTAGTGGTAATGCCGGAGCAACGAACACATTCAGGGTATTGGGCAAACGAGCCGGTACTATTGTTATGCTGGTCGATGTATTAAAAGGATACACAGCAGCAATCATGGCGAATCTGCTGTGGTATCTGGATGTAATTACGCAAAAAGAAATTATGACCTTCGAAATTGTGTTTGGTCTGGTAGCGGTTATTGGCCACCTCTACCCGATTTTTGCCGATTTTAAAGGAGGAAAAGGAGTTGCGTCATTATTGGGTATGGTACTGGCCATTCATCCTGAGATGGCGTTGCTTTGTATCGGAATTTTTCTGCTCGTTGTCATTGCTTCGCAATATGTATCGCTGGGTTCTATTCTGGCCGCACTTGCCTTTCCAGTCCTATTGCTACTACAGGTGTTTGGGCAAAAAGAAAGTCCATTGCTGATTGTATTTGGCTTTGTAATGTTTCTGATGGTTGTGCTTACACATCAGAAAAATATTGGCCGCTTAATGCGTGGCCAGGAAAACCGCACAATACTGATTCGCCTGCGAAAGAAACGCGAAGAATAA
- a CDS encoding dipeptidase, with protein sequence MTTYLEANKQRFLDELLELLRIPSVSADSNFKTDVRRAAEYVKEKLSAAGMDNAQLYETPGHPVVYAEKIVDPARPTVLVYGHYDVQPADPYDLWQSPPFEPTIRNERIYARGACDDKGQFYMHIKAIETMLATDGLPCNVKVMIEGEEEVGSDHLGTFVAENRDMLKTDVILISDTSIISNETPSLEIGLRGLSYVEVEVTGANRDLHSGVYGGAVANPINVLAKMIASLHDENGHITIPGFYDKVVDLSDAERAELAKAPFNLEEYKADLGIRDVEGEVGYSTNERTSIRPTLDANGIWGGYTGEGAKTVLPSKAFAKISMRLVPDQTPDEITELFTKHFKAIAPDSVTVKVTPHHGGLPYVTPTDSVEFEAATKAFEDAWGKKPIPTRGGGSIPIVALFEKELGVKSILMGFGLDSDALHSPNESYGLFNFYKGIETIPYFYKNYAELKQ encoded by the coding sequence ATGACTACTTACCTTGAAGCTAACAAGCAGCGATTTCTGGATGAGCTTCTGGAATTGCTGCGTATTCCGTCTGTATCAGCAGATTCTAATTTTAAAACCGATGTTCGTCGGGCAGCCGAGTATGTTAAAGAAAAGCTAAGTGCCGCCGGTATGGATAATGCGCAATTGTATGAAACACCAGGGCATCCGGTTGTTTATGCCGAAAAAATAGTGGACCCTGCGCGCCCAACGGTGTTGGTCTATGGCCATTATGATGTACAGCCTGCCGATCCATATGACCTCTGGCAATCGCCACCGTTTGAACCCACCATCCGCAACGAACGCATCTATGCCCGTGGTGCCTGCGACGACAAAGGCCAGTTTTACATGCATATCAAGGCTATTGAAACGATGCTGGCTACCGATGGCCTTCCATGCAATGTAAAAGTCATGATTGAAGGAGAAGAAGAAGTTGGCTCGGATCATCTGGGTACCTTTGTGGCAGAAAACCGAGACATGCTGAAAACCGACGTTATTCTGATTTCGGATACCAGTATCATCTCAAACGAAACGCCTTCTCTGGAAATTGGTCTGCGGGGTCTTTCTTACGTTGAAGTGGAAGTGACGGGTGCTAACCGCGATCTGCATTCGGGCGTGTATGGGGGGGCTGTTGCCAACCCTATTAATGTGCTGGCCAAAATGATTGCATCGCTTCACGATGAGAATGGCCACATCACCATTCCAGGCTTCTATGACAAAGTTGTCGACCTGAGCGATGCCGAACGGGCCGAACTCGCCAAAGCCCCTTTCAATCTGGAAGAGTATAAGGCCGATTTGGGCATTAGAGATGTAGAAGGTGAAGTAGGTTACTCAACCAACGAGCGTACATCGATCCGCCCGACACTCGATGCAAACGGCATCTGGGGCGGCTATACGGGCGAAGGGGCTAAAACGGTGTTGCCCTCGAAGGCTTTTGCCAAAATCAGTATGCGCCTGGTTCCCGATCAAACCCCCGACGAAATCACGGAACTCTTTACAAAGCATTTTAAGGCCATAGCGCCCGATAGCGTAACGGTGAAAGTGACTCCGCATCATGGTGGCTTACCGTATGTAACGCCTACCGATTCGGTTGAATTTGAAGCGGCTACCAAAGCCTTTGAAGACGCCTGGGGCAAGAAACCAATTCCAACCCGGGGCGGAGGCAGTATTCCAATTGTGGCTTTGTTTGAAAAAGAACTTGGCGTTAAATCCATTCTGATGGGTTTTGGTCTGGACAGCGATGCGTTACACTCGCCTAACGAAAGCTATGGCCTGTTCAACTTCTACAAAGGCATAGAAACCATTCCTTACTTCTATAAAAATTACGCTGAGCTTAAACAATAA
- a CDS encoding DUF1207 domain-containing protein, with product MKKVLLVLLLVVQVGTLAWAQQPTTAPASRTLTPAEQRQKEKIEREIQRERQIKAEWAQKQREYEAKQAEKERQRQAKKAAKERQQQEKEADKSQPAPVTVSPRTPVPAKEPEPVKQATEEPVSVPKEKKQKRKKEPAPEPTPTVKESKPVEPTPVPVTPTPPSVETPKQVEKAPRPTREKRERKPIGKPTLPVDSVAGVSVATEPNVARPTREFLPKGHLFEPILLDPLEARTYGSVLPFYYTDGEKYKGSIVPFAFGFAKPFYRHTTEPGKSSEWVLDLASFTQFEAFHDNKLNKARRQIMNTDYKISIIYNIRRGVNNYRIRVYHISSHLGDDYIFRNQITAPSPNAVNYEQLDGTYSRNVNNWRLYGGIGFVLRKTEERKLLSAQLGAFYKKPSDKATRLVGGVDIKFWQQTDFRPGIHAGVGVEVGRTQNNLTFLLEGYSGFRPYSQYENQQTVWLGLGLYLNPF from the coding sequence ATGAAGAAAGTGCTACTGGTTCTCCTACTGGTTGTTCAGGTAGGAACATTGGCCTGGGCTCAACAACCCACCACCGCGCCCGCTTCGCGCACCTTAACCCCGGCTGAGCAGCGACAGAAAGAAAAAATAGAACGCGAAATTCAGCGCGAACGCCAGATTAAAGCCGAATGGGCCCAGAAACAGCGGGAATACGAAGCAAAACAGGCTGAAAAAGAGCGTCAGCGTCAGGCTAAAAAAGCAGCGAAAGAGCGTCAGCAACAAGAAAAAGAAGCGGATAAATCACAGCCTGCTCCCGTAACGGTTAGTCCTCGTACACCAGTTCCGGCGAAGGAGCCAGAACCCGTAAAACAGGCTACAGAAGAACCGGTTTCTGTTCCTAAAGAGAAAAAACAGAAGCGCAAAAAAGAGCCAGCACCGGAACCAACCCCGACTGTTAAAGAGTCGAAACCTGTCGAACCAACACCGGTGCCGGTTACGCCAACGCCACCATCTGTCGAAACCCCGAAACAGGTAGAAAAGGCTCCCCGGCCAACGCGTGAAAAGCGTGAACGGAAACCAATTGGTAAGCCAACGCTACCGGTTGACTCGGTTGCTGGCGTATCGGTAGCCACCGAACCTAACGTTGCCAGACCGACACGGGAGTTTCTACCGAAAGGCCATTTATTTGAACCGATTTTACTCGACCCCCTCGAAGCCCGGACCTATGGTAGCGTTCTGCCATTCTATTATACGGATGGCGAAAAATATAAAGGCAGTATTGTGCCGTTTGCGTTTGGCTTTGCCAAGCCTTTTTACCGGCATACAACCGAACCCGGTAAATCGTCGGAATGGGTGCTCGATCTGGCGTCGTTTACGCAGTTTGAAGCCTTTCATGACAATAAGCTCAATAAGGCTCGTCGGCAGATCATGAATACCGATTACAAAATCAGTATCATCTATAACATTCGGCGTGGTGTTAATAACTACCGCATTCGGGTATATCATATCTCTTCGCACCTGGGCGACGATTATATTTTCCGGAACCAGATTACGGCTCCATCGCCCAATGCGGTTAATTATGAACAGTTGGATGGTACCTACAGCCGAAATGTCAATAACTGGCGGCTATATGGCGGCATTGGGTTTGTGCTTCGTAAAACCGAAGAACGGAAGCTGCTCAGTGCGCAACTGGGTGCTTTCTACAAAAAACCGTCCGACAAAGCAACGCGGCTCGTTGGTGGCGTCGACATCAAGTTCTGGCAACAAACCGATTTCCGGCCGGGTATTCATGCTGGTGTCGGTGTTGAAGTAGGTCGTACACAAAACAACCTGACCTTCCTGCTGGAAGGCTACTCGGGTTTCCGGCCCTATAGCCAATACGAAAACCAGCAGACGGTCTGGTTAGGGCTTGGGCTTTATCTGAACCCGTTCTGA
- the purB gene encoding adenylosuccinate lyase: MDLTALTTISPVDGRYRRQVESLAPYFSEFGLIHYRVRIEIEYFIALCEWPVPQLSGVSPSEFPALRALYKNFTEADALRIKDIEKTTNHDVKAVEYFIKEKLKGSPVEPYLEFVHFGLTSQDINNTAIPLSLSDALNTEITPLYRQVFVRLQQLAEQWKEIPMLAKTHGQPASPTRLGKELLVFVERIEKQLHLLAGIPTAAKFGGATGNFNAHTVAYPNDDWKKFGDKFVESLGMVRSQFTTQIEHYDMLAATLDAFKRLNTILIDLDRDVWTYVSMNYFKQKLKEGEVGSSAMPHKVNPIDFENSEGNLGIANALFEHLSAKLPISRLQRDLTDSTVLRSLGVPFAHSVIALRSLLKGLNKLELNEAAIHADLEDNWAVVAEGIQTVLRREGYPQPYEALKALTRTNQKITEQTIQEFISKLSVSDAVKAELSAITPFSYTGI, translated from the coding sequence ATGGATTTAACAGCATTAACGACCATATCGCCTGTCGATGGGCGATACCGGCGTCAGGTTGAAAGTCTGGCTCCTTACTTTTCAGAATTTGGCCTGATTCACTACCGCGTTCGGATTGAAATCGAATATTTTATTGCTCTCTGCGAATGGCCTGTTCCACAATTGTCGGGTGTTAGTCCATCGGAGTTTCCGGCATTGCGGGCATTGTATAAAAACTTCACAGAGGCCGATGCCCTGCGCATCAAAGACATCGAGAAAACAACCAATCACGATGTTAAGGCGGTAGAGTATTTCATTAAAGAAAAACTGAAAGGCTCGCCGGTTGAGCCCTATCTGGAGTTCGTTCATTTTGGGCTGACCTCGCAGGATATTAACAATACAGCCATTCCGCTATCGCTCAGCGATGCACTAAATACCGAAATCACTCCACTCTATCGGCAGGTTTTTGTTCGGTTGCAACAACTGGCCGAACAGTGGAAAGAGATTCCGATGCTGGCTAAAACGCATGGGCAACCCGCATCGCCCACCCGGCTTGGGAAAGAATTACTGGTATTTGTTGAACGGATCGAGAAACAACTTCATTTGCTGGCCGGTATTCCTACGGCTGCCAAGTTTGGCGGAGCCACCGGCAACTTCAACGCCCATACGGTTGCCTATCCGAACGACGACTGGAAAAAATTTGGCGATAAATTTGTTGAAAGCCTGGGTATGGTACGGAGCCAATTCACGACGCAGATTGAGCATTACGATATGCTGGCGGCAACACTCGATGCCTTTAAGCGGCTCAACACCATTCTGATTGATCTCGACCGCGACGTCTGGACGTATGTGTCGATGAACTATTTCAAGCAAAAGCTCAAAGAAGGGGAAGTCGGATCGTCGGCAATGCCCCATAAAGTTAACCCGATTGATTTCGAAAATTCGGAAGGCAACCTTGGCATTGCGAATGCATTATTCGAGCATTTGTCGGCGAAGCTCCCTATTTCGCGACTTCAGCGCGACCTGACCGACTCCACCGTATTGCGGAGCCTGGGCGTACCATTTGCTCATTCGGTTATTGCGCTCCGGTCATTACTCAAAGGACTGAATAAGCTTGAACTGAATGAAGCCGCTATCCATGCCGACCTCGAAGATAACTGGGCGGTTGTTGCCGAAGGAATCCAAACGGTTCTTCGGCGCGAAGGTTATCCGCAGCCATATGAAGCACTGAAAGCACTAACCCGAACCAACCAGAAAATTACGGAGCAGACAATTCAGGAGTTTATTAGTAAATTGTCTGTATCAGACGCCGTAAAAGCCGAGTTAAGCGCTATAACGCCATTCAGCTATACGGGTATCTAA
- the proC gene encoding pyrroline-5-carboxylate reductase: protein MKIAIVGCGNMGMAFAKSFLQYDLVKKENLLLIEKSSDRSDALKNEKAGVVVETIGPHVGETDLIILSVKPQDFNSVYESLREVIQPRQIILSIMAGIPIAQIQEKLGHLLVVRAMPNTPAMLGMGITGFTAAKEVDLTNLRRVENLINATGRSIFLEDEAMLDAVTALSGSGPAYFYYVVKAMIEAGKQMGFDDAVAALLVKQTMLGAYHLINNADKSLDDLIKAVASKGGTTEAALRTFESGGLDDTLIEGIKAAQTRATELSKG, encoded by the coding sequence ATGAAAATTGCTATTGTCGGTTGCGGTAACATGGGTATGGCTTTCGCCAAATCGTTTCTGCAATATGATCTGGTAAAAAAAGAGAATTTACTACTCATTGAAAAAAGCAGCGACCGTTCCGATGCCCTGAAAAACGAAAAAGCGGGTGTGGTGGTCGAAACCATTGGACCACACGTCGGCGAAACCGATTTGATTATCCTCTCAGTTAAGCCACAGGATTTTAACAGCGTTTACGAATCCCTTCGCGAAGTGATTCAGCCTCGGCAAATTATTCTGTCGATCATGGCCGGCATTCCAATTGCGCAGATACAGGAGAAGCTTGGGCACTTGCTGGTAGTCCGGGCTATGCCCAATACACCTGCTATGTTGGGTATGGGCATTACGGGCTTTACGGCTGCGAAAGAAGTCGATTTAACTAATCTGCGTCGGGTCGAAAATTTGATTAATGCTACGGGCCGTTCCATTTTCCTGGAAGATGAAGCAATGCTCGATGCCGTTACGGCGCTGAGCGGTAGTGGTCCCGCTTATTTTTATTACGTTGTGAAAGCAATGATTGAAGCGGGCAAACAAATGGGGTTCGACGATGCGGTGGCCGCGCTGCTGGTTAAGCAAACCATGCTGGGGGCCTATCACCTCATCAACAATGCCGATAAATCGCTGGATGATCTCATTAAAGCTGTTGCCTCGAAAGGTGGCACTACCGAAGCTGCGCTACGTACGTTTGAATCGGGAGGTTTAGACGATACGCTTATTGAGGGTATTAAAGCCGCTCAAACGCGGGCAACAGAGCTTTCGAAAGGATAA
- a CDS encoding TlpA disulfide reductase family protein — translation MKNLFFSVAGFLLLGFVANAQPTKPFTVTGKVKAAAPGSYIYLEANSQPTRKLDSAKVGSDNTFTLNNKVADGGEVLVLNVGGGQKMALLLEGGETLNVVADGYRMDAKTGQAGKATVTGSKNMEYYEKLTALRTDMENRVSNWNKQVAAATEKKDNKRIAQIEQEYQTAEQEVVNKVKAMLPEMGTSLVSLFALNFINIDTDFDTYDALAQRFEKENPNSPHAKALIGRVARIKGVMVGAQAPEISLSDTTGTPVPLSSLRGKYVLLDFWASWCGPCRMENPNVVRMYNKYKDKGFAIYSVSLDQSKANWTKAIRNDNLTWTHVSDLKYWQSAAAQQYGVQAIPATFLLDKDGKIIAKNLRGPALEQKLEEILKAGQ, via the coding sequence ATGAAAAACCTGTTTTTTAGCGTAGCCGGTTTTCTGCTTCTTGGTTTTGTGGCCAATGCCCAACCGACAAAGCCATTTACAGTAACGGGAAAGGTTAAAGCTGCGGCTCCCGGCAGCTACATTTATCTGGAAGCCAACAGCCAGCCCACTCGTAAGCTCGACTCAGCTAAAGTCGGTTCTGACAATACGTTTACGCTCAACAATAAAGTGGCTGATGGGGGCGAAGTATTAGTGCTGAACGTTGGGGGTGGGCAAAAAATGGCATTGCTGCTAGAAGGGGGCGAAACCCTGAACGTAGTAGCCGATGGATATCGGATGGATGCTAAAACGGGCCAGGCCGGAAAGGCCACCGTAACGGGTTCCAAAAATATGGAGTACTACGAGAAGTTGACGGCACTGCGAACCGATATGGAGAATCGGGTTTCGAACTGGAACAAGCAGGTTGCAGCAGCTACCGAGAAAAAAGATAACAAGCGAATCGCTCAGATTGAGCAGGAATACCAGACCGCTGAGCAGGAAGTTGTCAATAAAGTGAAGGCGATGCTGCCCGAAATGGGAACATCGCTTGTGTCGTTGTTTGCACTTAACTTTATTAATATCGATACCGACTTCGATACCTATGACGCACTGGCGCAACGGTTCGAAAAAGAAAATCCGAATAGCCCTCATGCAAAGGCATTGATTGGCCGGGTAGCCCGGATCAAAGGCGTTATGGTTGGCGCGCAGGCTCCCGAAATATCACTCAGCGATACAACGGGGACACCGGTGCCACTTTCTTCGTTGCGGGGTAAATACGTTCTGCTCGATTTCTGGGCTTCGTGGTGTGGACCATGCCGGATGGAAAACCCGAATGTGGTTCGTATGTATAACAAGTATAAGGACAAGGGTTTTGCTATATACAGCGTTTCGCTGGATCAGTCGAAAGCGAACTGGACCAAAGCCATTCGCAACGACAACCTCACCTGGACACACGTTTCCGATCTGAAGTACTGGCAGTCGGCAGCCGCACAGCAATATGGTGTGCAGGCAATTCCGGCCACATTCCTGCTCGATAAGGATGGGAAAATCATTGCCAAAAACCTGCGTGGACCGGCATTGGAACAGAAACTTGAGGAAATCCTGAAAGCTGGCCAATAG
- the gatB gene encoding Asp-tRNA(Asn)/Glu-tRNA(Gln) amidotransferase subunit GatB, whose protein sequence is MVAQAPLSPEILSRYEAVIGLEVHCQLLTQSKIFAADANAFGAEPNTNISVITLGHPGTLPKLNRKAVDYAVRMGLACGSEITRHIIFARKNYFYPDLPKGYQLSQDKGPICVGGSIPVKVKHPETGELYETTIQIHHIHLEEDAGKSIHDGNEWATQLDYNRAGTPLIEMVTDPCIRTAEEAGQYLTEVRRLVRYLGICDGNMEEGSLRCDVNVSIRPTGATNLGTKVEVKNLNSIRNVVRAVESEFKRQVEATEAGGSIIQETRTFDASTGLSYGMREKETMNDYRYFPDPDLTPVIISDEWLASIRAQMPMLPAELYQKFRDHYGLPDYDAALLTDSRELAEYYEAVCDRTTNYKAVSNWIMGPVKGQLTEKNLRDRLFPVSVNQLASLIELIDNGTVSQTAAQQVFALMVGKLETEPAELAQTHGLVQNRNTDALQALVEEVLAAWPDKVAQYQKGKKNLLGMFVGEVMKKSKGSADPKLVNQLVTKTLQAI, encoded by the coding sequence ATGGTAGCGCAAGCGCCTTTATCGCCAGAAATTTTGTCCCGCTACGAAGCCGTTATCGGGCTGGAAGTTCACTGCCAGCTACTGACCCAAAGCAAAATCTTTGCGGCCGACGCCAACGCGTTCGGGGCCGAACCCAACACAAACATTAGTGTCATTACGCTAGGTCATCCCGGCACTTTGCCTAAACTGAACCGAAAAGCTGTTGACTATGCTGTTCGGATGGGTTTAGCCTGCGGCAGTGAAATTACACGTCATATTATTTTTGCCCGTAAAAATTATTTCTACCCTGATTTGCCAAAGGGTTATCAGCTTTCGCAGGATAAAGGGCCTATCTGTGTTGGTGGGAGCATTCCTGTTAAAGTAAAGCACCCCGAAACAGGAGAGCTTTACGAAACAACTATCCAGATTCATCATATTCATCTGGAAGAAGATGCGGGCAAATCGATTCACGATGGTAATGAGTGGGCCACCCAACTCGATTATAACCGCGCAGGTACTCCACTGATTGAGATGGTTACCGACCCCTGTATACGAACTGCTGAAGAAGCAGGGCAATACCTGACCGAGGTTCGGCGGCTGGTGCGCTATCTGGGAATTTGCGACGGAAACATGGAAGAAGGATCGCTCCGGTGCGACGTTAACGTTTCCATTCGCCCCACTGGCGCGACTAATCTGGGTACGAAAGTTGAAGTAAAGAACCTGAACTCGATTCGGAACGTAGTACGCGCCGTTGAAAGTGAATTCAAAAGACAGGTAGAAGCTACAGAAGCTGGCGGTTCTATTATTCAGGAAACGCGTACATTCGACGCAAGTACGGGCCTTAGCTACGGGATGCGGGAAAAAGAAACCATGAACGACTATCGTTATTTTCCTGATCCTGACCTGACGCCCGTTATTATTTCAGATGAGTGGCTGGCTAGTATTCGGGCGCAGATGCCCATGCTTCCGGCAGAACTTTACCAGAAATTTAGAGATCATTATGGATTGCCAGACTACGATGCGGCTTTGCTGACCGACTCGCGTGAACTGGCCGAATATTATGAAGCCGTATGTGATCGTACAACTAATTACAAAGCGGTTTCGAACTGGATTATGGGCCCCGTGAAGGGGCAACTTACCGAAAAAAACCTGCGCGATCGGTTGTTTCCCGTGTCGGTCAATCAGTTAGCGTCATTAATTGAACTAATTGACAATGGAACCGTTAGCCAAACGGCAGCCCAGCAAGTTTTTGCATTAATGGTTGGGAAGCTCGAAACGGAGCCTGCCGAACTGGCGCAAACGCATGGTTTGGTTCAGAATCGCAATACAGACGCGTTACAAGCGTTGGTAGAAGAAGTGTTGGCAGCCTGGCCCGACAAAGTTGCCCAATACCAGAAGGGTAAAAAGAATTTGTTGGGAATGTTTGTCGGCGAGGTTATGAAAAAATCGAAAGGCTCTGCCGATCCTAAATTGGTGAATCAATTAGTAACGAAGACATTACAAGCCATATGA
- a CDS encoding cupin-like domain-containing protein, protein MATRVVELACRNDILVEKKYGMSYDEFAEKHLFANYPVVIGDAGDAWTAKSKFTPEFFRKNYSDRTVEIARKTYNLGEYIDWMLTGTEENPAPYPCTLQIEQEYPELLPDVLPRFNYALPDRINSKLLPRRFLSGANTLEIFFGGPGALFPYVHYDYMSLHAYITQLYGQKEFTVIPPTQTPYVYPNPDDLWVSQVNDIYKPDLEKYPLFAKTTPVSFVVGPGETLFIPCGWWHTARSLTPTISVALDCLNASNWKNFMQEVDRNMLQRRPKLAGAVHTYLSVVGSVLGMFEKVGVSI, encoded by the coding sequence ATGGCTACCCGAGTCGTTGAACTAGCGTGCAGAAATGATATTCTCGTTGAGAAGAAATATGGAATGTCGTATGACGAATTTGCAGAAAAACACCTGTTTGCCAATTATCCGGTTGTTATCGGTGATGCAGGCGATGCCTGGACAGCAAAGAGCAAATTCACACCTGAGTTTTTCAGGAAAAATTATAGCGACCGAACTGTAGAAATTGCCCGAAAGACTTATAACCTGGGTGAATACATTGACTGGATGCTAACCGGAACCGAAGAGAATCCGGCACCCTACCCTTGCACGCTGCAAATTGAGCAGGAATATCCGGAATTGTTGCCAGATGTGCTACCCCGGTTTAACTATGCGCTGCCCGATCGAATTAATAGTAAACTCCTGCCAAGGCGTTTTTTGTCAGGAGCCAATACGCTGGAGATTTTTTTTGGTGGCCCAGGTGCACTTTTCCCATATGTCCACTACGATTACATGAGCCTACATGCATATATCACACAGCTCTATGGTCAGAAAGAATTTACCGTAATTCCGCCAACTCAAACGCCTTATGTATACCCAAATCCTGATGATCTGTGGGTTTCGCAGGTAAACGATATTTATAAGCCCGATTTAGAAAAGTATCCATTGTTTGCCAAAACCACTCCAGTCTCTTTTGTTGTGGGGCCCGGCGAAACCTTGTTCATTCCCTGCGGATGGTGGCACACGGCGCGCTCATTAACTCCTACAATATCCGTTGCACTGGACTGCCTTAATGCGTCAAACTGGAAAAATTTTATGCAGGAAGTGGATCGGAATATGCTCCAACGCCGACCTAAACTAGCAGGAGCTGTTCATACCTATTTATCGGTAGTAGGTAGTGTTCTTGGCATGTTTGAGAAAGTCGGAGTAAGTATTTAG
- a CDS encoding phytoene/squalene synthase family protein: MMALFNKTALKCSKLITEHYSTSFTLGIKTLDRRFHMPIYAIYGFVRYADEIVDTFHDYDKKTLLARFKHDTYQAIEEGISMNPILQAFQIIVREYNIERELIESFLKSMEMDLYFQDYDADGYNEYIYGSAEVVGLMCLRVFCEGNRNEFDRLCEPARKLGSAFQKVNFLRDLKSDFVDRGRTYFPGVNFNEFGCDMKQLIEEDIQRDFDDALKGIMALPRGAKLGVYLAYAYYQTLFNKIKQLPASRIQNERIRVPNPQKFALLAQTYVKFRLNVI, from the coding sequence ATGATGGCGTTATTTAACAAAACCGCACTGAAATGCAGTAAACTCATTACTGAACATTACAGTACGTCATTCACATTAGGCATTAAAACACTCGATCGTAGATTTCATATGCCTATCTACGCCATCTATGGGTTTGTACGCTATGCCGATGAAATTGTCGATACTTTTCACGACTACGACAAAAAAACGTTATTGGCCCGATTCAAACATGATACCTATCAGGCCATTGAAGAAGGCATTAGCATGAATCCAATCCTCCAGGCCTTTCAGATTATAGTTCGGGAATATAATATTGAACGTGAGTTAATTGAGTCGTTTCTGAAAAGTATGGAAATGGATCTCTATTTTCAGGACTACGATGCTGATGGCTATAATGAGTACATCTATGGCTCAGCCGAAGTAGTAGGACTCATGTGCCTGCGCGTATTTTGCGAAGGTAATCGCAATGAATTTGACCGTTTATGCGAACCCGCCCGAAAACTGGGTTCAGCGTTTCAGAAAGTCAATTTCCTGCGCGATTTGAAAAGCGATTTTGTGGACCGAGGCAGAACCTACTTTCCGGGGGTTAATTTTAATGAATTCGGCTGCGATATGAAGCAACTCATCGAAGAAGACATTCAGCGCGACTTCGACGATGCATTGAAAGGCATTATGGCGCTTCCGCGCGGAGCAAAACTGGGGGTTTATCTGGCCTATGCCTATTATCAAACGCTATTCAATAAAATTAAGCAACTGCCCGCTTCAAGAATTCAGAACGAACGAATTCGGGTGCCAAATCCACAAAAATTTGCACTGCTGGCCCAAACATACGTGAAATTCAGACTGAATGTCATTTAA